From Columba livia isolate bColLiv1 breed racing homer chromosome 5, bColLiv1.pat.W.v2, whole genome shotgun sequence, one genomic window encodes:
- the ADAM20 gene encoding disintegrin and metalloproteinase domain-containing protein 20 yields MAVSGLPRSPQLCPQAMGCRFGRGDAKGLRCHCCSPAAALPAHGQLVGTVGGVGPAVLPQQGHSGLHPLKKQGVRQPRPAVMGVLLRLLVLLGLSGCPSALGELPGELRVAAKWVAVPRQLSPRADTDPQAVSYWLEVEGRPRLLRLRPRRGLISHPFTLITYGKDGTRWEEHPFVQDNCFYQGKVQGSPGSLVALSTCGRGLRGVLWVEDGTYEMEPIPDDPAFRHILYRMERANDSVGPTCGLTSEEMKHQEVLLPWFKAFRAVQEEEEEEEEEEEETVKDWWMHVRYVKMVVVVDNVRFVKSGRNESEVLRQVIEIINIADSLYNQLSVHLFLLALEIWTEKNPIILTNDIGKALDSFNKWRKSELSPRMRHDSAHLFAYQRFGRRLGLAFLGSVCDNQWSSAVCSFTNRKLSSFIVTFSHELGHILGMRHDTEHCKCRRKKCIMHEHDVDTDAFSDCSYKDYFDLLSHGLGCIRRPPVPGTFYNLKREYCGNKVVENREQCDCGSPSSCRKDPCCHPNCTLTAGSVCAFGKCCKRCQFLPAGTLCRGSTGYCDLPEYCNGTSPQCPLDMYMQDGTPCKGDAYCYQGKCPSHSRQCKHLFGKRAGVAPLDCFKAVNTRGDRFGNCGIRDNTHFTKCSIENILCGRIQCENINKLPVLQSHVTLLQTPVGDKKCWGFDYHPGIPIDDMGAVEEGTPCGSEKLCINRTCTSLSVLNYDCNLTMCHNRGVCNSRKNCHCSYGWAPPYCEWEGLGGSIDSGPPPPRKLFEAAKTGFMVFSLVLLFILGVTLATRYRQEIMGCVRKKKAWFHRR; encoded by the coding sequence ATGGCTGTCTCTGGGCTCCCTCGCAGCCCTCAGCTGTGCCCCCAGGCCATGGGGTGTCGTTTTGGCAGGGGGGATGCGAAGGGGCTGCGATGccactgctgctccccagctgcgGCCCTCCCTGCCCACGGACAGTTGGTGGGGACAGTTGGAGGCGTTGGGCCGGCAGTTCTCCCCCAGCAGGGCCATTCCGGACTACATCCCCTCAAAAAACAGGGCGTGAGGCAGCCCCGGCCAGCAGTGATGGGGGtgctgctgcggctgctggtgctgctgggcctGTCGGGGTGCCCTTCCGCCCTGGGggagctgcctggggagctgcgCGTTGCTGCCAAATGGGTGGCGGTGCCGCGGCAGCTGAGCCCCCGGGCTGACACCGACCCCCAGGCTGTGTCCTACTGGCTGGAGGTGGAGGGGCGGCCACGGTTGCTGCGCCTGCGGCCCCGGCGGGGCCTGATCTCCCACCCCTTCACCTTGATCACCTACGGCAAGGACGGGACCCGCTGGGAGGAGCACCCCTTTGTGCAGGACAACTGCTTCTACCAGGGCAAGGTGCAGGGCAGCCCCGGCTCCCTGGTggccctcagcacctgcggcaGGGGCCTCCGTGGCGTGCTCTGGGTGGAGGATGGCACCTACGAGATGGAGCCCATCCCTGACGATCCAGCCTTCCGGCACATTCTCTACCGCATGGAGAGGGCCAACGACTCCGTGGGTCCCACCTGCGGGCTGACCTCGGAGGAGATGAAGCACCAAGAAGTTTTGCTGCCTTGGTTCAAGGCCTTCCGGGCtgtgcaggaggaagaggaagaggaggaggaggaggaggaggagacagTGAAGGACTGGTGGATGCATGTCAGGTATGTGAAGATGGTAGTGGTCGTGGACAACGTGCGGTTTGTGAAGTCAGGCAGGAATGAATCTGAAGTCTTGAGGCAAGTCATAGAAATCATCAACATTGCAGACTCTCTGTACAACCAGCTTTCTGTTCATCTGTTTCTTTTGGCATTGGAGATTTGGACTGAAAAGAACCCTATAATCCTTACAAACGACATCGGCAAGGCACTCGATAGCTTTAACAAATGGCGAAAATCAGAGCTGTCTCCACGGATGCGCCATGATTCTGCTCACTTATTCGCATATCAGCGCTTTGGTAGGAGGCTGGGATTGGCATTTCTAGGGTCTGTGTGTGATAACCAGTGGTCATCAGCAGTTTGTTCCTTCACTAATAGGAAGTTGTCCTCATTTATTGTCACGTTTTCCCACGAGCTGGGCCATATTCTTGGGATGCGCCATGACACAGAGCACTGTAAATGCAGACGGAAGAAATGCATTATGCATGAACACGATGTCGATACCGATGCATTCAGTGACTGCAGTTACAAAGACTACTTTGACCTGCTTTCGCATGGTCTTGGCTGCATTCGTCGACCTCCAGTACCTGGCACTTTCTACAACTTGAAGCGTGAATACTGTGGGAATAAGGTAGTAGAAAATAGAGAGCAATGTGACTGTGGTTCACCATCAAGTTGCAGAAAGGATCCTTGTTGTCACCCAAACTGTACGCTTACTGCAGGTTCAGTCTGTGCTTTTGGAAAATGCTGCAAGCGCTGTCAGTTCCTTCCAGCAGGAACACTCTGCAGAGGAAGTACTGGCTACTGTGACCTGCCGGAGTACTGCAATGGGACTTCCCCTCAGTGCCCGCTGGATATGTACATGCAAGATGGAACCCCTTGCAAAGGTGATGCTTATTGCTATCAAGGAAAATGTCCTTCCCACAGTAGACAGTGCAAGCATCTCTTCGGCAAACGAGCCGGGGTCGCTCCTTTAGATTGCTTCAAAGCAGTGAATACTCGAGGTGACCGTTTTGGGAATTGTGGTATTCGTGACAATACCCATTTTACAAAATGCAGTATTGAGAATATCTTATGTGGTAGGATCCAGTGTGAAAACATAAACAAATTGCCTGTCTTGCAAAGCCATGTAACGCTACTCCAAACCCCTGTTGGAGATAAGAAGTGTTGGGGTTTCGACTATCACCCAGGGATACCAATAGATGACATGGGGGCTGTGGAAGAAGGCACACCATGTGGTAGTGAAAAGCTTTGTATCAACAGGACATGTACCAGCTTGTCAGTGCTGAACTATGACTGCAACCTGACAATGTGTCACAACAGAGGAGTGTGTAACAGTCGTAAGAACTGTCATTGCAGCTATGGCTGGGCTCCTCCATATTGTGAATGGGAAGGACTGGGGGGGAGCATTGACAGTGGACCCCCTCCACCCAGGAAGCTGTTTGAGGCAGCAAAGACAGGATTCATGGTGTTTAGCCTTGTTTTACTCTTTATTCTTGGAGTAACCCTTGCCACACGTTATAGACAGGAAATAATGGGATGTGTTCGGAAGAAAAAGGCCTGGTTCCACAGAAGATAG
- the SYNJ2BP gene encoding synaptojanin-2-binding protein, with translation MPGSAEPDWHVFPWHGWAGCKSRAPRAQAGAGPGRGLTRRPQVRVSAASWGRRLAAGPRPRAARRGAAGCGLQLPALRGAALRRRPRKRKRPPREPTSPSGRSMNGSVAGGGGGFSEEVISLTRRPSGLGFNIVGGTDQQYLSNDSSIYVSRIKKDGAAYLDGRLQEGDKILAVNGKDLKDLRHKDAVEMFRNAGCDVSLRIQRRLQPQNGPVGHRGDGESGGLPLAAVLVPGLALAAAAVWILLRYRQRM, from the exons ATGCCCGGCTCTGCGGAACCGGACTGGCACGTCTTTCCCTGGCACGGCTGGGCCGGCTGCAAGAGCCGGGCCCCGCGGGCACAGGCCGGTGCTGGGCCCGGGCGCGGCCTCACCCGCCGCCCCCAGGTCCGGGTGTCCGCGGCGAGCTGGGGCCGCCGGCTGGCAGCGGGGCCCCGTCcccgggcggcgcggcgcggcgcggccgggTGCGGACTACAACTCCCAGCGCTCCGCGGCGCGGCCCTCCGGCGGCGGCCGAGGAAACGAAAGCGGCCGCCCCGGGAGCCGACTTCACCTTCAGGCCGCAGCATGAACGGCAGCgtggcgggcggcggcggcggctttTCCGAGGAGGTCATCAGCCTCACCCGCAGACCCTCAG GGCTGGGCTTCAACATTGTTGGAGGGACAGATCAGCAGTATCTTTCCAATGACAGCAGCATCTATGTCAGCCGGATCAAAAAGGATGGGGCAGCTTACCTTGATGGCCGGTTACAAGAAGGAGATAAAATTTTAGCG GTCAATGGCAAAGACTTGAAGGATTTGCGGCACAAGGATGCTGTGGAAATGTTCAGGAATGCAGGCTGTGACGTGTCTCTGAGAATTCAGCGCAGG ttGCAGCCACAAAATGGCCCTGTGGGTCATCGAGGTGATGGAGAATCAGGTGGGCTTCCTCTAGCAGCTGTTCTTGTGCCAGGCCTGGCGCTGGCTGCGGCAGCGGTCTGGATCTTGCTGAGGTATCGGCAGCGGATGTGA